The genomic interval TTCTTTCGGTCACAGACTTATCGCTTAATCCTGAGAACATCCAATACATGGTTGGGATAACATGAGTGTAGATCGTCGCAAGCTTAGCTTTAGAGAAGACTGGCCCACTATACCTTACGTCATCCTCATTCTTGTTGGCATAGCTGTGTCGGCGTACGACCTCGTAGTTCTTCAGGGTCTGCGTATCCGGTCTTATCCGGTAACTTTAGGGGGTGTTGCAATGTTGATGCTTGGAGGCTCTATAAGGGAGATTAGCAGAATTACGCTGAGGAGAGCGGGCTTCGGACTTGTAAACAGTGCGCGTCTCCGTGTTATGGAGAAGCAGAAGCTTGTCACTACCGGTATCTATCTGCGCATCAGGCATCCTCTCTACTTGGGAGAAATAATTCGAAACACAGGCTTCGCTTTTGCCGCATGCAGCCTGTATGGTTTGATACCGGTACTCATAGGTAACGCGTTGCTGCTCTTTAGAATAGGCATAGAGGAGAGAATGCTTCTGGAAGAATTCGGGGTGGAGTACGAGGAGTATATGCGGAGAACCAAGAAACTTGTACCTCACATTTACTAGGAAAGCAACCCATTCCACATGGAGTGATATCTGCGATGTGGGTGTTAGCTCCTAATCGATCTGTGAAGGTTTGCGGTGCCCTATTGTAAAACTGCCTGCTTTTCCGCGCCAGTATCAGATTTTAATCACGTTCGGTCCAACAATGAGTCGGTAATTAGTATTGAGATAGCTTAATTTTGCGAAACGTTTTAACTCTAACCATTCATTGCTATGTCTTGATGAAGCGTTTTTCCTTGATGTTGATTCTCCTATTTGTCATCGTAGTAGCGGTTGTCGCGGCTGCTTATCTAATGCTTCCTTCCGCAAGTCAGCCCAAGATTCCTGAAAAGATTGCCCCTCAGCTTTTTGCGGTAGTTCAGGATACTGACGGTGACCCGCAGACCCCGCCGAATACGGAGGGAATCATTGTAGACTCCAAGGGGACTGTCTACGTCAGTTTAGTGACTGAGCGTGCAGTGGTAAGTATTAACCAAAACGGTGCGCAGCGTGTGTTCGCAAGGATACCAGGTGATGGTAGTCTCCTAGGTTTGGCTGTTGATAGTGAAGACAACATCTATGTTGCGGACGCTAACTTCGGAGATCCGCAGGGAAGAAGCTCCAATCGCATACACAAGATCACTCAGGCGGGTGATGTCACCGTATTTGCTTCCGGTATACCGGCTCCGAACGGGCTAATATTTGATCGAGACGGAAACCTATTGGTGACCTCCATAACTCAAGGCGCAATCTACAAGGT from Nitrososphaerota archaeon carries:
- a CDS encoding isoprenylcysteine carboxylmethyltransferase family protein produces the protein MSVDRRKLSFREDWPTIPYVILILVGIAVSAYDLVVLQGLRIRSYPVTLGGVAMLMLGGSIREISRITLRRAGFGLVNSARLRVMEKQKLVTTGIYLRIRHPLYLGEIIRNTGFAFAACSLYGLIPVLIGNALLLFRIGIEERMLLEEFGVEYEEYMRRTKKLVPHIY
- a CDS encoding SMP-30/gluconolactonase/LRE family protein is translated as MKRFSLMLILLFVIVVAVVAAAYLMLPSASQPKIPEKIAPQLFAVVQDTDGDPQTPPNTEGIIVDSKGTVYVSLVTERAVVSINQNGAQRVFARIPGDGSLLGLAVDSEDNIYVADANFGDPQGRSSNRIHKITQAGDVTVFASGIPAPNGLIFDRDGNLLVTSITQGAIYKVDKEDGTVTLFLDHDLLKGHNPQFPFGANGIAVTKDDGTIYVANYGDANIIRIKGGNVSIFGEEKGFLGADGLALDSAGNLYTAQNMVNTISALTPEGAKIIVAQNGDSTGANGELEAPASLAFYQDRLYVTNTDYQMGTNTKTEPPYAISVLKIGISRQQ